In Flammeovirga kamogawensis, the sequence AATTTCTAAACGGTGAGTATCTCCACCATTTTGATCCATTGTTGTTACTAAATATTGTTCCCCATCTTGTGCTGGTTTTATCCAACAAGAAATGGTAATTTCAGAAGCACCTCCCATAATAAAAGGTAAGCTATTGTCAGAATCAAACCCAACATAAGCATCTCCTGCCGAACCATCAATATGTAATGCGGTAGTTGAATATTTAAAATCTGTTGTAGTAAATGCAGCACCACCATTTAGCGTACCTACTTTATCTTTACCAGTACCCCAATCACACTGTACACCATTTCCAGCGTCATCAAAACTAAAATAACCTATCAAATTATTTGAGAGTCCGTTGGCATCAATATTTTTAGTTTGCCCGAGAGCTTGATAATTTAGTATAGTCGTAACTATAACCAGTAATAATATGTTTAATTTTTTCATTTCATTAATTATTGAGTTTTGTAAGAAAAAAGTAGAGTGATTTTTTTTCACTAGAGTAAGGATCTACTTTTCTTAAAATATTAGTAGTAGCTTAATTAAGAGTAATTTATCATGTCATATTTTCAATGTTAAAAATTAGCAGTAGGAGCTTTTAAAGCCCCTACTGTTTTACAAAATGTATTATTTACGCCAAGACTTATTGTCTTTTGCTTTAGTAATATGATCGTATTGGTGTTGGTCACTTTTCAACATACGCTCATTTCCTGATTCTTTATGTTTTTCAATTTTTCCTGCAAGCTCATTTAATCTCACATCAAACATATCTTCGATTTTTTCTGCATCTACTTCTTCTAAGTAGTCGTTTAATCTCTTTTCTAATTCCTTTTTCTTTTCTGGCATAGCAGCTGATAAATCATTTTTCTCACCTGGATCAGCAACAACATCAAATAAACGACCTTCGTAAGTCTGTAAGTTTACTAATAACTTGTATTTACCGTCAACAATTGCTGAAGCAGGCATAGTACCACCGTACCAAGGGTAATGAAATACAATTTCTTGCGTACCTCTTTTTACATCTGCTTTATTTCCTTTTTTGAAAGCATCAACTAAAGATCCTCCATCATAAGATTGATCTAAAGCAGCACCTCCTGTTAATTCATTAATTGTAGCATACCAGTCCCAAGATGCCACTGGAGTTGAACAGTAACCTTTTGTTACACCAGGTCCAATTACAACTGTAGGTACACGAATACCACCTTCCCAAAGAGAAGCCTTACCACCTGATAAAGGTGCATTTCCTCTAAATCCACCACCGTTATCTGAAGTAAAAATCACATATGTATTGTCTGCAATTCCCATTTTTTCTATGTGATCTAATAATAAACCAAGACCTGCATCTAAGTCATCAATCATACCTGCATAATTAGGCATCCATCCATTACGGTTCGGATTTTCTACATCCCAATCATAACTACTTGATTTTTTACCTCTTTTCTCTTTGTATTTTGCTACAGTCTCAGGTCTAGCATAATTTTGTACGTGAGCTGCATAGTGAGATAATTGAATATAGAAAGGCTCTCCTTTTTCTACTCTTTCAGAAATAAAGTTGTTTGTTCTTTCTGTTAAGCTAAAAATACCTTTAGGGTCACTATCTGGGTAACGCTCTTTGTTTCTTACTTTCCAATCACCATCAATATTGTTTGTGTTTCCGTCACTTACATCGTATCCAGGATCTCTTCTCACATCACAACCCCACTTACCAAAGTGTGCTGTTACATACTCAGGATCATTTTTCTTGATCATTTCATGTACAGTTACTTCACCTTGGCATCTTTTATTTCTTGTAATTGCTAAGATATCATATACAGTAGTATTTTGAAGTCTTGCAGGTGATTTACCAAACTGAAAACTTGTTCTACTTGGTGTACAAACTGGTGCTGCAGAATAGGCTTGAGAGAAAACCAAACCTTGCTCAGCCATACGCTCTAAGTTAGGTGTTTCATAAAAATCACTACGAGAGTTTTCGTCTCCTTCAATCATTGGTACAGAAGTATCTGCCCAACCTTGATCATCTGTATAGAAAACAATGATATTAGGCTTTTTTGATTTTTGCGCCCATGTCATCTGCATCGATAAAATAAGCAGAAGAATAATTTTTAAGAATAATGTATTTTTCATTTCAGTTATTTGTTTTGCGTTAATAATAGTTGCGTTAAAAAATTCTATTTTAAGTCGTTACCTGTTATTACTTTTTTTCTTTTGAAAGACTCAGAAGGATAGGCTCTAAAATCAAATTCATTTAAGAATTTATAGGTCAATGCCAAGTGAGATTTCTTAGTGTATTGTGTATAATAGATATCGATTTTATGCATTCCTTTGGTTAAACCAATGTTACCATCAAAACTCCAAGGGTCTACATGTGATGTTGAGTTTAAACGTATTACTTCTTGATCATCAATAAATAACATTGATCCGTCATCTGATCTTAAATTGAAGTTGTATATTTCATCTTTATCAACAGCGATATACCCTGAAATATGCAGTGCAAAATGCTCTTTCCCTTTTAATCCTATCGTTTCAAATTTCAATTGAGGAACGAAATTATTTATTGAGAGAACACCATTATCTGTCGCTTCAAGTGTTGAGAAATCTGGTAATTCTTTTAACTCTTTTGGTAAGTCATAAAGCGTATACGTTAACCCAGATACTAACTCCTCATCAATTGTAATTGATGGTTGTAAATTGGTTAATTCATAAGTGACTTTATAAGGCGTATAATCCGTATCGTTTCCAAAAGCTTTAATTGTAAAAGTAGTTGTTTCTTTTACTGTTATCGCTTCATTAAATAAGGGTGATTTAGCCGTAGGCACACTTCCATCTGTAGTATATCTTATTGTTGTCCCTGGAATAATGTTTTCTGCTGTAACAGTTGTAGGAACTGAAAAAGAAGTAACTTTTGGATGCATCCAAACTAATGTCTTTTCAGATTTCAATTTATCTGCTACTGTCCAAGATACTTTGGCAGTTGCTTCTGTTGTGGTGTAAACTACCCCTTCTTTCGTATTCTTTTCCTTAATTTTCGAATTACGCTTCACCACTTCTCTTCCTTCATCATAAGGTTTGATAAAAGTAGTAGCTAATGGGTTCCCTTCTACAGTATGTACTAATTCATATTTCGAGCCTTTTTTCACTCGCTCTACTTTTGTATGTACCCAATTAGTTTTTCCATCTTTCACAACAGGAACATACATTTCAATAAAGTTCCAAGAGTCTGGCATGTGAGGACTAAATGTGAAGCTATCCTCTACAATAGAATAATCAATTCCGCCTAACCACTCAATTACAGGTAATACCATTGCAATATCCCAGTTGTAATATCTTGAACCCCATCCTTCAAATTTATGATCCCAAGCTTCTGGAGCAATAGGGTAACCATATTCTCTTGTCATGGCATTAAAGTGATTCAGTGTTGTTACAATTCCTGCATGTGTGGCATCTTGACGAAATAACCCGTCTACACCTAACCAACAACTAATACTTGATGCTCTAAAAATTCCGTTTGGAGGAGAATCTGCAGCTCTAGTATTTAAACCCAATGGAGAAACAAACCCCTTTTCAGTATCCATTACGAACTGATCAATAAAAGGGGCTGCTAGTTCAGGTGTTAATGCATTATTTCTTAAGTCGGCTAAATCCCATATATCTTTCCAAACAATTGGCTTACGACCTTCATATTGATCCATAACGTGTGTCCATCTATGATTTGGAAACCATTCAGATTTTCTATCCACAAATGCTTGAAATACCTTAGCATCTTCTTTTTCTTTTAACTCTTCAGCCATATAAACAATAGCTTGAGCAGAGTTTACTCTAAGTCCTTTTTGATTATTATCGATATATAATGGTCTTACTAATTTATAGTAGACTTCATTTAAAAACTCTTTATCACCAGAATGCTTGTACATTTCCCAGATTTGCTCAACTGCTCCTTCAAAATTCATACGTACTTTAGGAGAGTACCATGTAGTACCAAAATTGTCTGGTAATGCATTATTTCCATCTTTAAAAGGAACCATAAATTGCCAAGATAAAGCATTTCCAAATCCCCAAGCGTCTTTATCTGCTACATAAGAACCTGCACCACAATATGCCCAAGAATCCCAAAGGTGTAATCCCATAAAATTATTAATAGCTGTTTGTGTATGTGCGTATTGTTCGTAACCTTCTTTTAAATCTGTGAAATACATAAAGTAAATCGACCATAAGAAATAATAGGTCTTGTTGAACATTTCATCTGAAGATCTAAAATAAGGAATCTGATCATTCAGCATCGAATTCATAAATTCAGTTTTTGCTAGAACAGATTTTTTGATGTTTTTATGCTCTCCTTTAATTCTACTAATTGCTTCTTTAGCTTCTTCATTTACAGCATAAGAAAGTACAGCTTGTTCGTCTGCTGCTACATCTATTGAGAATTTATACTCTACATTTCCTGTTGATAGTTCTTTTTCTTCAAAAGAATGAATATCCTTATTTGATGAAAATACAATATTGAGACCTGAATACATCATATCTCCTTCTACTGCATTTTCACCCCACTGTGCTTTCGTATATGTTTTACCATTCTCTAAAAGAACCACCGCATTTTTTGACTTATTAAAAGACACTTCCGCTTCACTACTAATAGTCATTTGCTTATTTGGAGCATCGCCATCAAACGTAGGTAGCTTCCAAGGGTTGTAAAAACTTTCCCCTTTAAACTCAATCTGAAGTGCTTTATCAGAAGTAATTACAGTAGATAAAACATCATTTGTAGAAATGTATTTTTCTTCTTTTACATTTACACCACCAACATTATACTCTACCACTAATTTATCTGGTCGCCAATACATGGCTTTTGGTTCAGGTCTTTCGTAACGTTTTCCGTCAATAATTAAAGTACCGTAAGCAACTTTTGTATGTCTCCAGAATTCCCATCCCCAACAATCATGACCAACTCCACCATCTAAACCTACAGCCGTGGCATCTACAATACCAAAACCTCTAGCACGTCCGTCTCTAAACATTGGATGTGAGAAACCAATTGTCTCTAACTCTGTGATATTTCTATAGTCAGCACCACCGGCTCCGGCTACATAATAGATTTTATTTCCTGCTAAAAACCCATATTGTTCGCCATTGATATCTCTTTCAAGGTACTCACAGTAATCTGTAAACGGTGGTTTTTCACCTTGCTGTGCCAACATCATTGTTGGAAGAAGGAAGAAGGTAATAATTGATGTTATAAATTTCATAATCAATTTAAAAATTATGTTTTTATAGTTTATTAAAGAGATAAATCGTCTGTAGTTGCTTCAAAATGATAAACACTTTGAGATGTGTATTCTACGCCGGGTTTCACTTCAATAGAAGGGAAGTGCTCATGATTAGGTGTATCAGGAAAGTGTTGTGTTTCTAAACAGAAAGCAGTTCTGAAATTATCTTTCTTACCGTTCTTAAAGGTATTTTTTGATTCCATAAAATTACCGCTATAAAATTGCAAGCCAGGTTCTGTTGTATGAATTTCCATTTTAATTTTGGAGATATCACCAACCATTGTCGCCACTTTTTGAAGTGAATTTCCTTCTTTATTTAGCTTATAATTATGATCATAGCCTTTTCCATATTTCAATTGACTATTTTCTTCTAGAATTCTAGTGCCTATTTTTTCAGGTGATCTAAAATCGAAAGGGGTATTTTCTACTGCTGCAAAAGTTCCATCTGGAATTAATGTTTCATCAACAGGAGTAATATAATCTGCATCAATTTGCAAAACGTGATTAAGTATCGAACCACTTCCTTCACCATTTAAATTAAAGAAAGCATGATTTGTTAAGTTTGCTACTGTTAATTTATCAGATGACCATTTGTAATCAATTTGCAAATCGTTGTTATTATTAAGTGCATATGTTACTTCTACTTGCAAGTTTCCTGGGAAATTTTCTTCTCCATCTTTAGATAAATAAGTTAAAACTAACTTCTTATCTGTGCTTTCTTTTACGTTCCATACTACATATTGATAACCTTTTTTACCTCCATGCAACATGTTCTTACCGTTGTTTTGAAAAATAGTATAATCTATCCCTCCTAAAGTAAATTTTCCGTTATTTATTCTATTACCAACTCGACCAATTGTAGCTCCAAAATAAGGTTCAGTGGCATTTTTAAACCCTTGAACACTTGACATTCCTACTACAACATCAACTAATTTCCCCTCTTTATTAGGGACTAAACAACCCACAACTCTACCACCATAATTTGTGATAGCTACTTGCATATTGTTTTCATTCTTTAAGACATATAAATCTGTCTTTACACCATCTGTGGTTGTTTGAAAGTCTGCTCTTTTTAAGTTTTTAAAAGTCACTGTCTGAGCAGTTTCTTTAGTAGATAAATTCTTTTGGCACCCTATAAATAAAATGCTTGATAAGAGTAATATATATATTTTCATGTCAGTAAATAATTTCATTTCAATATGTCTAAAAATTGACGCTTTCATTCTGTTTTAAATGCCTTCAACTTTTAAATGATTCAGATTATTTTGTAAGGTTAAAGTCTTCAGTAGTGTTAGTTTTTACAGTTTTTTGTCCGTCATACATCATTGCTCCAACATCATTTCTCCAAGTTTCCAGTTTACTGTGCAATTCTTTTACTTTCTCTGGAAACTTTTGAGCTAGGTTATGTTCTTCTTCTTCATCTTCGCTCAAGTTGTAAAGTTCTATCTTCTGTTCTTCAAAAAATTCTATTAGTTTCCATTCTCCTTTTCGAATTGCTCCTGATGATGATCCCCCTAAAAAATGAGGTTTATCAAGTGGATAATGCCAATAGAATTCTTCTCGTTTAATTTCTTTATTCTCTCCTTTGAGAATTGGTAAGATGGAAAAGCCATCTAATTGTTGTTTTTCATCCCCTTTAATATTTGCGATATCTAAAAAGGTAGGATAGAAATCAATATTTACTGTAAAGGCATCCGAAAACGATTTTTCTTGTACTAATTTTGGATACTTAATAATCAAAGGTTCTCTTATTCCTCCTTCATATAAATCACTTTTTCCACCTCTTAATTTCCCATTCGTGGTTACAAAAGATTCTCCTCCGTTATCACTTGTAAAAACAATTAATGTATTTTCTGCTAGTCCTAATTCTTCTAATTTTTCCATGATCTGACCGACACCATCATCGATACTTTCTATCATTGCTGCCAGATGTGGATTATTTTCACTTGCCCAATGCGTACATTTTGAAGCATCTAACTTTTTATCTTCACATAAATAACATGTACCCGGACGTTTTATCTTTCCTAATTTCTTTCCCTTTTGTAAATACTTTTCTACTACTTCTGGTTTTCCATTTAAAATTGAATGAGGTGCAAAATGACTCAGGTATAAGAAGAAAGGTTGGTCTTTATTTTTCTCAATAAATTGTAGCCCTTCATACGTTATTCTATCTGTCAAATTCTCCTTCCCTTCTAATTTTTTATCTGTTACAGTAGTCCAAGAAATACTATCGTTTCTAAAGTGGTAAGGATAAAAATTCGCTCCATTTCCTACTCCTTTTCTTTCCGTAACTAATTCTTCATCAAAACCATGATCTGTAGCTCGAACTTCATTTTTTGAGCCATTTAGTTTATACCCTGTTAAGTGCCATTTTCCTACCATAGCTGTTGCATACCCATTATCTCTAAGTATTTCGGCAATCGTTGTATGATCTGTTGATAGTGGCTCATCTTCTGGACGTAAATAATCTAAAATACCCACTCTAGCAGGGAATTGCCCTGTTAAAAAAGAGGCTCTGTAAGGAGAACAAACAGGGGCAGCTGCATAAGCTTGTTTAAACTGCATTCCTTCATTTGCCATTTGATCAATATTAGGCGTTTCATTAAAAGTATTTCCATAACACCCTAATTCATTCCAACCTAGATCATCAGCTAAAATAAAAATAATATTAGGCTTACGTTCTTTTACTTGCTTACATGAAGAAGAAAAGAACAGTGTAAGTACACCTACAATTAACTTCAATAAAGTTATTTTTATATTATTTCTATTATGCATTAGTAGTATTTCAATCCTTTTTGGAAATGAGATGCTGGACATTTTGTCCAGCATCTTGATAATCATTTTTTAATTACATATTACTTAAAGAAGATTCTCCAAAAGTAATTTGAGTTTCCAAAATACCTACAGCGTATTCTGGGTAAGGAGTCACATTAATTCTTATTGCGTCACAATTTAAATCCGATGCAGGATGAATAACATTGAATTGGTTTAAGGCAGTTCTGTAACCATCTGTGATATACACTTCGAATGGATGCCACTTACCTTCTTTTTTATATTCTACATTCCAAGATTTAGGTTTTTTCACACTACCATTATGCTCACTTCTGTCAGCCCAGTATACTGAAATATCTCTAATATCTTTTGTTTCTTTAAAGTTAATTGTTGCCCATTGTTTTTTACCTACTTCTGGGAAAGTTGACCATCTTGGAAGACTTCCTCTATCTGCAGAACTACCTGGAATTGCACCATCACAAAGTGCTTCAATTGAGGCGTCATTTGCTTTTTCTACAAAAGAAGCTTCAATACTTTCGATGGCAAATAAATACTTAATAGAAGGTAGATTCTCAACGGCTAAGTCTTGGTTATCTGGTAACCAAACCGACATTGTTTTACCTGCTCCTCTATTACTCCAAGCATAATAAGGAATAAGGTTAATTCCTTTATCTTTTGCATTTTTATCATCAATAACTTGCTTTCCTTTTATCTGAATAGATGGAATGCCTTCTAATACTCCTTGGTTGATATTTGCTGTTTTTCCAATAGTTGCTAACGCAGTTGAAGGAACAAATAAATTTTGGATTTTCACATCATTATCTGGCTCTTCTGCACAATATACTAGAGGTCCTTTTACAACGGCAACTCTGTGCTCATTTGCTTCAATTTTATCAAAAGAATCTACATATCTAGCTTCCATTGGTAATGATAGTTCTAAAACATCACCTTTTGTCCATTCTCTATTAATTACAGCAAACCCTTGTTCAACATCGTAATCAACGGTTTTACCATTTACCTTAACAGTTACCTCACCTTTATTTTCTGTAATGAAAGGATATAATTTACCAGGCACATAGTTTTTACCTTTTGCCCAAGTTGGAATTCTTAATTTAAAAGCAAATTCTTGTGTTTCCTTTTCAGGAATTACTTCAACTTTTACATCTCCTGAGAAAGGATATTTTGTATCTTGGATAACGTTTACGCTACCATCTGCCAAAGGAATTTCAGCTTCACTACCAGCATATAATGATAAATAAATATCTTTATCAGTATGTGCATACATATAGCCAGGTGCTTGAAGAATCATACGTGAAATATTTGGAGGGCAACATGCACAACCAAACCATTTTGCTCTATCAGCTACACCATGATTAAATGTGCTAATGCCATCTGCCTCTAAAGGGTTTACATAAAAGAATGCATTACCTGCCAAATTGATACCTGCCAAAGCATTGTTAAATAATGATAGTTCAGCAATATCTAAATATTTAGCATCTTTTGTTAATAAGAACATTCTGTGATTAAAGAATACATTTGAAACCGCTGCGCAAGTTTCGTTATAAGCATCTTTATTTGGTAATTCATACTCAGCACCAAAACCTTCAATTCCGTGTACTGCACCTAATCCACCTGTAATGTGCATTCTAGTATTTACAAGGTTATCCCAAATTGAGTCTAACGCTTGTTTGTAGTCGCTTCTTCCTGTTAATGCATCAACATCTGCCATTGCACAATATTGGTAAGCTGCTCTTACTGCATGACCAGCTGGCTCAAATTGTTTTGCTACCGGAGCATGTTGTTGACCATACGTTGGAGACATAACACCTGTACCGTCTACAGTATAAGTAACACCTCTAATATCTAAGAATTTCTTAGCCATATCTAAGTACAACTCATTATTAGTAGCTCTGTATAGTTTACAAAGTGCTAATTCAATTTCTTGATGACCAGGCGCTTGATTGATTGGCTTACCATCATTGTAGTTCGGATCACCACCAACAAAAAATACTTTATTTACATGCTGAGCATTTTTCTCAGCCATTTTTAACCATCTATCTTTTCCTGTTGCTTCATAATAAGCCACAGCACCTTCATACATATGTCCTACATTGTACAGCTCATGTGAATGTACTAACCAAGAGTAAGGCTTTTCACCCATCTCATTTAAGTTAGGATTTCCACAAGTATGCGAAATATACAAGTACCCATCATCTTGCATTGCGTTTCCAATCAAATCAATGATAGAATCTAGCTCTACTTCTAACTCCTCATTAGGGTAAGTCATTAAAGAGTAAGCTGCTCCTTCCATCACTTTAAATAAGTCAGAGCTAATAAAACGGTGAGGAGAAGGTTTATCTTCACTTTTTCCTAAACGGAAATCGCCACACATTTTTAATCTATCAATGGCTTCTTGACCATTTTTTAAAGAGAAAGGTACAGTTACATCTCTTTCTGTTACTAACCTTGGTTGCCAGAACTCATCCGTCATTTTCACCTTATTAAAAGGCACTGGTACCACTGGGTAGTCATTTTTACTTGCTGCTGAATCTCCAAATGTAGTTTTACATCCGGTCACTACAGCAAGTGATATTAATAGTGGAGCTAATTTCTTAGCCACATTAGTCACTTTATTATTCATCTTCGTAGTCTATTTTATCTTTTTATATACCTTAGTTTACTTGTTTGTCACCCCACTCTATGTAAGTGATATAAACGTCACCTTGAAAGTTCATAACGTTTACATAATCTTCTTTGGCTTTTGGAAAACCCGTTTCTGGATCATATCCTGAAAACTTATTAGGGTCTTGCCAAAGTTTATAAGTACTTCCGCCAATTAATATATCTACCTGAGAAATAATTGCCTTATCAGGAGCCTCTACATAATTAACATTTGGATTTACCTTAGCTGCGTGTCTTTTATTTGTATCTTTCATTGGTCTAACTCCACCTGGCGTTCTACTTCCTGGCTTCATTACATCATTATCCGATGTACAGTAAAAAAACCAATCATTTACAAAACCATCAGGCTTAAAGTTTGGATCTGCATCAGGAAGTGTTTCAAATCCAGGATAAAACCCTTGCTTCTGAAAATCATTTAATTTAGAGTTCTCATTACCAACAGTATACACTAATTGATCTGTTTTATCTTTATAATGAACTCTCCAACCTGCAGTTACGTCACCGTTATTTCTTCCGTCTCCAAAACGGACATCATGGTCTGCTTTATCTGGTACTAAACGCATTTCCATTCTCATCTCTTTCCCTACTAATTCCATATTAGGATTAATAGTAAAACCTGAAGGAATTCTTCTGTCTTTTATAGTAAACTTTAATTGTTTTTTTGTTGATGATGGAGTAGTTGAACCAGCAGGTGTTTCAAACTCCTTTAACTCTATACTATTAGGATCGATTGCTCCCCAAAATGAAAAATCTTTTAATACTTCTTCTACACTATTGTAGTCTGTCATATGTTTAGAATAAAGTATAGGAGCCGTATTATTCTCAGTAGTAGAGATAGGGTCATTATTATTAGGATTTGCAGCGATTGCACCTATAGATAGAAAAGATGCTAATGTTCCCCCGACAATAGTTTTAAATAAATTAGTATTCAATTTCATTTTCTTGGAAATTTATAATTATGCTAATTGAAAAAGTAATTCCATTTCATCAGTAATTATTTGAATTGATCAAATATCACAGTAGCAAATATGCAGGGTAACATTAAATAATATTAGGATTATTTAAGCTATTAGTCGTACAATTCTTAGTTATTAATGAGCTTTATGGTGTTTTAGGACAATTATGCTAATTGCTAAACATTTTGTGCTAATTGTTTTAATGCTACTTCTGATTGGACATCCTTAAAGGATAAAAAAAATATCACTTAGTACGACATACATAAATAATCATATTATTAAAAGAGGCAATTTAAACGTTCTATTCGTATACATAACTGGATTCTATTTAATGTACTGTAAATAAATAGTACGTAATTATATAATAGATCGTATGTCTTAAAAGGTGATGAAAATAGTGGTCAATCTCATTCAAAATTTAGCATTAATCGTTTAGAGGGAGTTTAATAAAAAGAAATTTACTTCTAATTGATGTTTTAATAATGAATTAAAGTTTTACTATTTACTGTTCAGTAAAATACATTCATAAAAAAAAGGCTGCTCTTTAATCTTAAAGAACAACCTGTTAAATATAATTTTTGATGCTTTGTATTATTGCACTTTCAATTTAATTTCTGATACAGATCTTAAAATTTCATACTCTGCTGCAGAATAATCTCTATTATCTTGGTATCCATTTTCTGAATATTTCTTTGTACCCACATTAGTTGCTACAACGCTGACTGTAAATTCACCTTCACCAGTATATATGTATTGAAATGTGTTTTGCTTATTTATAAATTCATTACTTACAGAAATACCCTCATCATAAGGTAAATAAGTATGTGCTCCCCACTCTATTGAAGTAACATAAACATCGCCTTGAAAATTTCTAGTACGGTCATAATCTGAAGGGTTATTAGGAAAACCTGTTTCTTCATCATATCCAGAATAATTTGTTTCTGGATCTTCCCATAAGTTATAAGTAGATCCACCAATAAGTACATCCACTTCCCTTACAATTGCTCTTTCAGGGTGACTTTTATAACTGTACTCTGAGTAATCATTATTCCCTAATCCAGAAGCTGTTAATGGATGAATTTTATGCATATGTCTGTTTGACACATCATTAAATTCTCTTCTTCCTCCAATTAATTTACCATTTGGAGGTAACATTGCATCATTTGATTTTGAGCAGCTGAATGTGTAATCATTTAAAAAACCATTCGGATTAAAAGAAGGATCAGCATTAGGTAAAGACTGAAAATTAGGATAAAAACCTCTAAACTGGTAATCAGTAAATGATAAAGGATTAATTCCTGGAGTATATAACTGATCATCGATTCTATCATAAAAATGTAATCTGAATGCAGAAGTTACTTTTGTATTGTTTCTACCTTCTTCAAATCTTACAAACCTGTCTTCTGCATCAGGAACTAAACGCATCTCTAAATACATCAATCTATTAAATAAACGGATATTCGGTTTAAATGTAAACCCTGATGGAATTCTTCTGTCTGCAATTCTAAATTTCAATTGTTTAGGGTGTGAAGATTCAACAACAGATCCTTCTGGTGTTCCAAATTCACCTAATTCTATGTCTTCAATTGCTCCAAAGAATTTAAAATCTTCTAACAC encodes:
- a CDS encoding glycoside hydrolase family 127 protein: MNNKVTNVAKKLAPLLISLAVVTGCKTTFGDSAASKNDYPVVPVPFNKVKMTDEFWQPRLVTERDVTVPFSLKNGQEAIDRLKMCGDFRLGKSEDKPSPHRFISSDLFKVMEGAAYSLMTYPNEELEVELDSIIDLIGNAMQDDGYLYISHTCGNPNLNEMGEKPYSWLVHSHELYNVGHMYEGAVAYYEATGKDRWLKMAEKNAQHVNKVFFVGGDPNYNDGKPINQAPGHQEIELALCKLYRATNNELYLDMAKKFLDIRGVTYTVDGTGVMSPTYGQQHAPVAKQFEPAGHAVRAAYQYCAMADVDALTGRSDYKQALDSIWDNLVNTRMHITGGLGAVHGIEGFGAEYELPNKDAYNETCAAVSNVFFNHRMFLLTKDAKYLDIAELSLFNNALAGINLAGNAFFYVNPLEADGISTFNHGVADRAKWFGCACCPPNISRMILQAPGYMYAHTDKDIYLSLYAGSEAEIPLADGSVNVIQDTKYPFSGDVKVEVIPEKETQEFAFKLRIPTWAKGKNYVPGKLYPFITENKGEVTVKVNGKTVDYDVEQGFAVINREWTKGDVLELSLPMEARYVDSFDKIEANEHRVAVVKGPLVYCAEEPDNDVKIQNLFVPSTALATIGKTANINQGVLEGIPSIQIKGKQVIDDKNAKDKGINLIPYYAWSNRGAGKTMSVWLPDNQDLAVENLPSIKYLFAIESIEASFVEKANDASIEALCDGAIPGSSADRGSLPRWSTFPEVGKKQWATINFKETKDIRDISVYWADRSEHNGSVKKPKSWNVEYKKEGKWHPFEVYITDGYRTALNQFNVIHPASDLNCDAIRINVTPYPEYAVGILETQITFGESSLSNM
- a CDS encoding DUF5017 domain-containing protein — its product is MKLSFKYIGTLLSLLLLFSCEEYDFDNISTPHVSVTYSPSNPSIGDVVTFTVEGDADFVTIFTGDSTQEYKYSKVRAEMEYGRDAFEDTVFRRRTSTDDAVYKTFFKDYNTVEEVLEDFKFFGAIEDIELGEFGTPEGSVVESSHPKQLKFRIADRRIPSGFTFKPNIRLFNRLMYLEMRLVPDAEDRFVRFEEGRNNTKVTSAFRLHFYDRIDDQLYTPGINPLSFTDYQFRGFYPNFQSLPNADPSFNPNGFLNDYTFSCSKSNDAMLPPNGKLIGGRREFNDVSNRHMHKIHPLTASGLGNNDYSEYSYKSHPERAIVREVDVLIGGSTYNLWEDPETNYSGYDEETGFPNNPSDYDRTRNFQGDVYVTSIEWGAHTYLPYDEGISVSNEFINKQNTFQYIYTGEGEFTVSVVATNVGTKKYSENGYQDNRDYSAAEYEILRSVSEIKLKVQ